GTCAATAACTCTATAAATGCATCTAACAGCAGTTTATCGATGCCCAATGAGGGATTTGGGCTACtgtgacctctaacctctcttgCCGCTGTCTCTGTTGGCAACTTCAGGTCACCCAGACCGGACCAGCCCTAGTTGAGACTTCGGACGACCTCCAGAGAGGGGAGTCACAGAGGTGCCCAAAAAACCCCAGGGAGGTCACACCATCAGCCCACCTGCCCATTCAGCCTCCCAGTGGGCACATCCAGAGAGACATCCAGAACACCATGATCCACTGGGACTACGCCCATGGACACCTGTCCAAGATCGGGTACCATGACGGCAGGATCCTGGTCCGTGAGGAAGGCCTGTACTACATCTACGCCAAAACCTGCTTCAGGTACTACGACCAGGTAGAGGAGTCACTGTTGGAGTCTGAGTCTCATGCTCCAGGGAGAAGGGGGGTTTCAGCAGAGCCTAGCATTCACAGAGTAGATGGAGCTGGGGCCGGGGCTGGTGCCCTTCTTATACAATACGTGTTCCACGAGCGTCACAGTCACAGTGCCCCCCCCAAGTCAGCTGTGCTGATGAAAAGCGGCAGCACCAGGCACTGGCAGAGGGGCCACTACCACATGTGTTGTCAGCAGCAGGGAAGGGCTTTCCCCCTGGGGCCCGGGGACAGTATCTATGTCAGCGTGTCCAACTCCTGGCTGCTGGACCCGGAAGCTGAGGGAAGCTACTTCGGGGCCTTCAGAATCAGCAGATGATGAATGAGGAAGGAGACGCAGGGCACTTAATTGATAAATTAGTAACTGATATCTCTTTAATCCCATTCCCAGCTCAGGGCTGTAGATGAGGTGGAATTCATATCTGTTAGATAGCTGGACTGTCTGCATATGGAAtagatttttgtatttttatactGCGAAAACAAACTGAATTTGGCTTACTTTTAATTTAGTTTTATGAAGTTTTCAATattaatgtattttctgatgtctCTCGTATTCAATTCTGTGTTCAGTTTTTTGTGTTTATAGAACATTCCAATAAAGCCATATACAATTGTAAAAATACAGGAGAGAGATTATAAATGCTCTGTTATTATCACCAATATTGCCATGCTTCAACCCATTTGATAGGAAAACAGGGATACCATTAGACCATTACGTTTCACCCTGAGAAACTGTTTTACCTCAGCACATCTCTGAAAACTTGACACTGTCCCTCAGGCGTACGAGCGCAGGGCGCCTCGATGTGCTTTCTGTGGTTAGAAGGGAATAACTCCAGTTAGTGTTGCATGCTGGGAGTGCTGTGTCATGCACATTTAGAGGCCCCCTACGCTCCTTACTCATTCCCTGATTTCACTGACCCCTATAGTCCTGCCGATCCCCCACCTCACCTCATGTCTCTGATTGAAATGAAATGAGATACTCTTTTGTTGACGCGTAATGTCATTACTATGCTCAGTTTGCCTTCTTCACATGAAAATCCATTTGAAAAGTGAGGAATCGATCTGTCCATGCTTGGATTAGAACAAttcaacacacatacaccatgtTTCCCTTGAAAGCTTTCTTCACTCCCATGTCATTTCCATGTCAAAGCGTGCATTAATGCCACCTAACTACATCATCTCAGCTCTACAGTTGCACTGTTAAGAGAGTATTAAAGTCGTCCACCCAAACAAAGACTGTTTCATTTGTTTTCAGTCTGGCATATAGCTGGCACCACTCTATAACCTTTCAGAAAATGGGCAACAATAGCACACGAATCAGCTCGGCTTTCAATAAAGGTTTAATTTGTAAAACTGCTGATGCCATCAAATTACTATACTTCAAATCagtagaggctgctgaggggaggacagctcataataatgtatggaacggagcaaatggaatggcatcaaacacatggaaacctcAGTATTCACCTCAAAACACAAGTAGCCCAAATAACAGCAGATGAGATGAATAACAGGGTATTAATGTAGTTGACCACCCACAGCCAACAACCCCTGTTTTAGAGCTATTAATGGTACTGTATCTCCATGCATCCCCTCTTCACTGTCTCTCTTCCTATTTTGAGGAAGGATGGAGTGGACAAAATAATAGCAACAGATACTTTTAGTTAATGTTTTGTTGTGTTGACACAATGCAGACTAGGGTAAAAACAGGAACACCTGTGACCTAGTCAAAACCGTCTCTTTGGCACACACGTTTTAGTGCTGATGAAACACAGGGAATGAGAGACAATGTCAGGGAACCAGACAGGAAATAGTTGTGGTTATAGTGAGTcacagatggagggagggattggaAGGAGGGTGGGattggaggaagggagggacagTAGGAGGGAGGGGGAGCACCCTGTTGAGTCATACATACAGTTTATCCTGTTGTGTCTATGGGACAGACTGAGATTGACTGAGGAGGGCTCTATTTAATCAAACACACATGAGAAATTCAAACGCATAAAAAGTGCATAGGATGTAATGGCTCAATAGCCTATAAGATCATGATGTTCACTGCAGCACATACGTTTTGTTTTCAGAACTGGTTATGGGGAACCGGCACACACCTGTACCTATTGCGTACACCGTAAACGTGTCTCTATAAAGCCACAAGACTCAGAAACCACAGCAGCTAATAACTCAGAACTTTAGCATCTGGAGGCAAACATGTTAACAATAATAGCCCAGTGTTTTCCCTATACCTAAGCATTCAACCACAAATGGGGAACTCCAACTGTCATCACATTCAAACAATTTGCTATTTTTAGTGCGAAAACAAACCCAATCAAAATATTTACATCCACCAGTGTAACagttttaactttagtccgttccCTCAAACCGTTCCCTCAaaccgggcgcgaaccagggaccctctgcacacatcaacaacagtcacccacgaagcatcgttacccatcgctccacaaagtggaaccactacttcaaggtttcagagcaagtgacgtcaccgactaaaaggctgctagcgcgcaccaccgctacctagctagccatttcacatcgctTACACCAGCACAAATAACTGTCAGGACCTGTGCTAATAAATCAAATCTATCGGCTATTGTTTAGCAAATGGTGGGTCCCTCACCAGCCTTCAGCCCAGCTAGCGCCTTCACAGCCAAATCCTACTGGGTCATGGCTTTATAGGCTGCATGGGCCTGGGAAAGAAACCTTGTTTTGTTCATCTGGATGGTCGCAATACATTTCCAGTAGGCTGCACAAAAACTGAAAGGACTTGATCCcatcacacacgcgcacacacttaCGGGAAGTGTGCGTGGAAGCGTAATGGGGATGTATCAGTACTGGCTTTGTtattgtaatatttgtgttgtggagaaatgaccaggcaggagacgggagtacagttagttttcgtttagtcaaaacctctcgtgctctacagcCCCCGGCACAATAGtgtgcatgtgcatttcctattaggtgtagttaTCTAACACTAACGCaatacatcactgcttagtaacagcatagtaactaatataaacagatatagatcccagatactacacttATATCCTTCCTATATTCTGGTTTTAGTAAGGAAACAAAATGGGTGACTGAGTACATATCCTGGAGGGCTGCTGTGTGCAATCAAATAGCCTACAGACACATTTTCTCCATAACTGCCGTCTTTTCATATCATAAATGAGATTTATAAAgatatagagagagcgagagagagaatggtcCCTACTTTATTCGCTAACCCTAAAACACCACTTGTGGACCTAACCAGTAGGCTATGGCCTCACACTGGGAACAAAGAAACATGTAAATACACATAACTGACATTTATACTGTCTCATACCACCAGAAACCTGTCATTTATCACATACAAATTATGTATAGAATCAAATCCGGACATCTGGCAATCCATTGTAAAATAAATTAATACGAAAATTAGGGCCACATTTCCCTTAGTTTACTTCACTGACTAGTGGATTTTAATAACAATCACTATTTATTTCCCCTACATTTTGAGAGGGAATGGCACAAATGAACGTTTCTCCAATATCTGGAAAATGAAGATGAGCCACTCAATTCAATGGAACTCTTTGGGTGTGTCCGAACTTGTGGTTTCTTTAATTGTTTAATTCTTAACATAAGTATATTCTTTTACTCGGCAAAGGTGCAGTCAGTCAATATGGGGCGTATTGGGGGAATCACACCGGAAACCCCCCAAGAACGTCCGCCAGGCCAAGAGAGCGCACGTGCTGAGCTGAGCGCGAAAATCAACTCTGTTTCGCGCACAACAACAAACGTGTCAACATGGCCAACTCTGCTGGGATGACGGTGGAAAATGGCAAGAAAACATATAGCAAATTCCTTATAAAATGTTGGACTATCTGTATTATCTTGGGAAGCTTTGCTAAAACAGCAGAAAGTATGCCTAAAGTTGTTGGGGTTGGGGCTATTAAAGAGCTAACGTTAGTAGGACTACAACAAGCTAATTTAGGaagctagctagcttaactaATAACAAACCACATTATTTCTTCAGACGTGACAGCGTCCCTTCCATGTATTGCTGTAGAGCCACACGGAGTGCCTGACTTCTCTCTAACACAAGCTTTAGAAGACGTCTCTCAACAAGGATATGCCCAGATTGTGGCCCTCCAGGAGAAACAACAAGTGCTCAGCTCTCTCCAGGTGAATCTCTCCTTACCTGCTAACACACTGACCAGTAACATTTTAAAACTCCAGGAACACTGTAATTATTGCTGCTTACATTATATACATTTTCCATGCAACATTAATATTAGAGCATTTGTTTTAACACTCAGTGTAAAGCAATGCTGTTTTCATCTGCTACCAGGCCATACTATCAGACATTGAGAAGAAAGGCAAAGAAGCTGAAGTGGAGTTAAAATCCAACGTGAGGCAGATTCTCATCCTGGAGGGTGAGATGGAACACCTGCAAGACCTGGGCTTGCGTTCCATCACCGTCTACAACGAAAACACAGAGCCCGACTGCTGatcgaggaagaggaggacaactCCAGCTGCGTGTTGGCCGGTTACAACACCTACCGGAACAAGATGGAGGGCCACCGGACAGCCGTCTCGCAAGCGGAGAGCCAGACGAGGGCTCACAGGGAGCTAGTGGAGAAGAGGGCTCTGGTCAGAGTGCTCACAGAGAGGAGCTGAGGGCCGACCTGGAAAACCCAGAGGGGAACGCTGTGAAGCAGGCACAGGTCAGAGCAGCTGAGGAACCAGTGTCGATGTTGACAGATTACAGTCATATGGGATACGTTAAAAAAACACGTTAATTTTGTCCTGTGATCCCTGTCTTCTCCACTTCAACTGTTCGCAAGTTGTTATCGTGAATCAGTAATAAAACTGCAATCTCTTGACAGAAAGAGATGGATGACATGAGGGGGCAGATCTCAGACCGGAGGAAGATGGTGACTGAGAGAAGAGAGCTCATCTTGAAGGAGTTTGAGAGTCACACACTGATCAATAAGCATATCGAGGTACGGTAGTGAATCCCTGTTGTCAGATGCTCACttaccccctttttcctctaatcCAACAGAAAATAACTCACTCCAGACAGTTTATGTTAGATAAAGacccaccatgtacagtattcaTAATAAAAATAACTTTTTATCTGGTACCTTTCGAACATGCAGCTCAAAGTGGTGTACATGCAAAAGGAAAGAAATGCAAGACAATGTCAACAAAAATCAAAAAGTACAATATCTGTTTAAAACCCAAGTGTGTTGTTCTCAGATCCAGAACAGACGGTATGATGCCATCGTGAAGCGTCTCCACTGCCAACTGATGAAGGCCCAGTCCGGCCACAGGCAGTTGTCTGATGATATCTaccacatggagagagagatccAGGACCTCAAGAGACACCTCGAGGTGCCATAAGTTAGCATTCTGGTTCATAAAACTGTATGTTTTGTAGTATGACCTAAGGCTAGGAGTTTTCCCAAGCCAAGACATACTTCAGCCCTAGTGTAGGTCTGTGCATAACAGTTTTGTTGCTGTTCATTTTCTATTTGACATTTTTCTCTCTCATAGTTTTTTAAGTGACAGTAATGAATTGGAAAGCCATtaaccaaaaacatgtttttacagaAAACTGGCTTTCCCTCCCCATTACAAATAACTTGGGTTTCCCCCTGAATTTAGAGATAAAGCTGTGACACTCACTGGCCAGCAGAGGGCAATGGTGTCAACCAAGAAATAGCAACTATTCCCGTGTTACTGTATAGAAGACAATAATCACTGTCAGTCACTTTGTAGACAAAACAACCTTTATTGGTgtgtttctctcctgtctctcatcATCTTGACAAAAACAACAGATCAGAACAGGAGACAAACTGATGAAATGGAGACGTGAAGGAAGCCTTTTATACATTAAACCATGGCAGGGATCGCCTTAGCGTAAATGCTGTACATGATAAAACATAGAACCAACTACCGGCGGATTACACACACTAAGACACGCAACATCAGAGGAACAGAATATTGAGTCATCATCCACGGTTTTAGGGTTAGAGAATAAAGCAAGGAccaaacttctctctctctcgaataATTGATGGTGCGTTTAAACGGAACAAAAATAAGATGAAACAGGGTAGAAACGTGTCAGTGTTCTTGTTTGTTTCTGTGAACACAGTGCTTTCTCATTATGTTCCCTTCCCGACATTAAAGAAGTCTCGGTCCCgagactctttctctctccttttctttgtttatttctctcacattgcctgtttccctctccccctccttctcctcttccctctgtgGGCTGGGGGTTGCAGCAGTAAATATAGTTGAGTTGCTTTACTGTCCATCAGAAGGCTTCTGAGTGTCAGATCAGAATTTGCACTTTGGAAGTCTAATTAACTGTCCATTTCAAATATAACCATGACATCCATAGAACCATCTTCAGTTAAATTATATGTGATCATATAAACATAACAGAAACACCATCAGTTTAGTCAGTTCAGTCCAGATTCACAGTGGTCATGCATGTGTGTCCAGCCAACTACCGCCACCCACCATCCATGTCCCTTCAGACACCCcgggggggttagggttaagtttagactAGGGGCTCTTCATCCATGAATTAGCCCAGGGGCTGTAAATGCTTGTCCTGGGGACCCACAGTGGTTTTTAATCCAGGACTGAAAGAGAGTTTCTCCCTGAGCGTGTGGGGGTTTGAGggacagccagccaggcagtcctACAGGCAGTCTTCCAGCAAAGACTCTGGTCTAGGTGTtgttagagggggggggggggggtcacagcgATGAGAGGAAGCACAGTAGCAGTGTGGCAAGGCTGGGTATTAGGGCTGGGGCTAGCAGGGACTCTGGGCTCCAGTCTGCAGCTCCATCAGTCAAAAAGGGCTCTGGAGAGTCAAACCCTGAACTGCctggaacagacagagagaatgacAGCATGACTCAACAGAGAGCGAAAACACTGAACtctgaacagacagagagaaagaaaacaacagaacagagaggacagaaaacatctgaaaggagagatgggacagaatagaacagagagaaagagaaggccAGAACGATCTGCAAGCGGAGAGAAAATGATAGAAGCATTTGGAAGCAGAGTGAAAGACATCTTAACAACCAACTGATtggagagagaacaacagaaTGGAGAGAAAATGACTAAAATAGACAGAAAATAACAGGAATAATAAGAAGAAAGTGTTGGAATTCcagatacagcgagagagaaagagaatgagagaaagtgtaagaggagaaagagagagaggagactaaTGTCGCCAAGACCTCAGCAGGGGGTTTAAGCAACCTAATTACAATTTAATAcagttacatacacacacacacacacacacacacacacacacacacacacacacacacacacacacacacacagtcacagtgaTAATTGTAGAGTCTTTAGAAGAAGATGAGGTTTCTATGTCAGagtcagaaaaaaattgtaattacagaggagaggagtcaTGTCTCTATTAGGAACTGAATTTAAAGGAGAGGAGTCATGTCTATTAGGAACTACATTTAAAGGGGAGGAGTCATGTCTCTATTAGGAACTACATTTAAAGAGAGGACTCATGTCTCTATTAGGAACTACATTTAAAGGAGAGGAGTCATGTCTCTATTAGGAACTGAATTTAAAGGAGAGGAGTCATGTCTCTATTAGGAACTACATTTAAAGGGGAGGAGTCATGTCTCTATTAGGAACTACATTTAAAGGGGAGGAGTCATGTCTCTATTAGGAACTACATTTAAAGGGGAGGAGTCATGTCTCTATTAGGAACTACATTTAAAGGGGAGGAGTCATGTCTCTATTAGGAACTACATTTAAGGAGAGGACTCATGTCTCTATTAGGAACTAAATTGAATGGAGAGGAGTCATGTCTCTATTAGGAACTAAATTGAATGGAGAGGAGTCATGTCTCTATTAGGAACTAAATTGAAAGGAGAGGATTCATGTCTCTATTAGGAACTACATTGAATGGAGAGGAGTCATGTCTCTATTAGGAACTTGAAGGAGAGGAGTCAGGTCTCTATTAGGAACTAAATTGAATGGAGAGGAGTCATGTCTCTATTAGGAACTACATTGAATGGAGAGGAGTCATGTCTCTATTAGGAACTTGAAGGAGAGgatttctgtctgtctttctactgtcctgtcttctctgtgtgtgtgtttgtgtgtgtgtgtgtgtgtgtgtagttagaGCGTGACTTACCTGGGGGTCTGACATACACCTTCAGCCTCAGACACGGCCTCCCTACATGGTTGGGATGAGGAGACgctgacagagagaaagagggagggaaagaaaatTAGATGGAGATAGTTTGTAGTTTGCTATGTCGGTTACGCCACTGTGAATGGGGTCCAAGTTAGACCTGGGTGATCCCACTACATCTGGTGTCCATGAGGTTGAAAGGGAGACACACAcaattacaaacacacacacacacacacacacacacacacacacacacacacacacacacacacacacacacacacacacacacacacacacacacacacacagtaagaggATAAGAAGAGCCAAGTCTGACCTCAGAGCAACATCATAAAAATCTGCTACTCAGAGGAAATAACCATGACCcttcctctgccctccctctacctttctctcgttcctcctcttctctctctcctcatagcAGTAGTAATACATATACTAGTAGTTGTACTGTAGCAGTAAGAGGAGTAAATCCTTAACTTACATTGAAGTTTAACTTACATTGAAGTTAAAAATTGTACTTCGTCACGCATTCATGTCAAATTCAACTTAAATGGACATTTCAACTCACCCCATaatatgttgttgttgtactGCAGTAGTACGACATATTTTTTCCATttatagtagtagtactgtagtagtacaaGATATTACTCACATTTATAGTAGTAATACTGTAGTAGTACAAGATATTACTCACATttatagtagtagtactgtagtagtacaaTATATTACTCACATTTATAgtggtagtactgtagtagtacaaGATATTACAAGATATTACTCACATTTATAGTGGTAGTACTGCAGTAGTATGACACATTTATCCTATTTATAgtggtagtactgtagtagtacaaGATATTACTCACATTTATAGTCGTAGTACTGTAGTACAAGATATTGCTCACATATTAGTTATATTGTAGTGGTATGACATATTACGCACAGATATAGTAGTATTCGTGTCCTGGCCTGAACTCGAAGCCCAGGGAGAAAGGCGTAAACAGCTGGAACTTTTCTGAGAAGCGCAGGGGACCGTCAGGACCGGTAGGACGGTTGCACTCCCAGCGTTTGAACCCCCTCATCCTGTGTTGACAGGAAGTGTACCCCTCGTGGTTGACCATGAACAGGATATAGCGTTCCATTCGACCGTGAGCCGGAGGGCCATTGGTGTAGAATGGACAGTAGATGTCGAGGTAGTCATTTATATTGACCGCAACCCTGTAGTCATGGTGGAACCTAGACcgcaacataacaacatggttaaaacactGCCACAACACAACCACAGGGTTAGGATGGATTTACACTGCTTTCTCTTTCCatctagctgtctctctctctctctctctctctctctctctctctctctctctctctctctctctctctctccttgcttctgtttctccctctctcccattcctcatatctctctcccactcctcatATCTCTCTCCAACTCCCTGTCCTCCACCATCTATATCCTCTCTCCCCTCAtatctcacctctctcccccatctgttgtctgtctgtaagcATTAATCAGAGTGCTCAACCACCGTGACCAagcggatacacacacacacacacacacacacattacacaaagATACAAACACATGCGCACAACTCTACTTTCTGCTGAAAATGTATGTGGGTCTTTCTATTTAATAATGAGGCCAGTGTGACATTGGGCAAAACATTTCTAAATGGTTTGAAACAAGATAAAAAAGGATTTTCATGCTGTTCCAGATGTGTACCTAGAGGAATAAAAGGGAATACATGCAAATTAGCCCATGACTCCACCTATACAACAACACAGGACTAGGACTATACATCCTTTAAGTAGGGTTCATACACACACTGGCAAATCTGATTCAAGGACGTTCAGGGACGCTTTCAAGCCCTCTATTGTCCTTTTCAAGGATCTCAACAATGTTAAACAATTGTATAATTGATATAATTGTACGTGTAGGGCCTAATATAGAACTCCCATCCACCCAAAAAGCATGCAAAAAGTAGGTCATTACCACCTTAAGAAACAGGTTTTTTTTAGGCCTTGATATTCTAAGTATTATTATTACGTTTTAAAATATGTGAGAATAATGTGGACATTGCCTGACTAAATAGATCGGATGCATGCATGGCGATTTTTCACTAGATGTTGTCGTCCTCATAACAACCGCACGTGGTTTTACGGCAACATAGTTGCGTCAGGAAACAAACGAGTGGCAAAAACAGATCAAAAATGAAATCTCAGAAAATTATATGGGAGCAGGAGAACTTATAAATTGGCAACAATAATTAGAAGGAATTTTCAAGCACCAAATTGAGGAAATGTCAGATTTTCAATGCAAAGTAGGCATATTCTAGTACTTGAATTTCTGAGCTCCAAATTCATGTTCTGGTGGGCTACTTCAAGCCCCTTGTTGTTTAAAATGGCAGGTGTAACATGGAAAATAAAATGGATTTGTCATGTATTTCATTACCAGATCATGTTGTGAATAAGCCTACTAGGCTATGTAATTTGTCGTCATTATATCCAGAATAATTAATAGGAAGAGTGTTGGGTGTTGTGCAATAGTCTATCTTACACAATTGCGCACAGCTAGACTCAGGAATGAGACACCAAAATATTctggacatacagtaccagtcaaaggtttggacacctactcattcaagagtttttctttatttttactattttctacattgtagaataatagtgaagacatcacaactatgaaacaacacacatggaatcatgtagtaacccaaaaagtgttaaacgaatcaaaatatattttagattttagattcttcaaagtagtcaacCTTGGCATGTAGTGTATGATCCCCCTTATACTGTATCTTAATCTAATGACATGAAAAAAAATTGGCAGATTATTATCAATGACTTGTTAACAAGTTGTCCAGTATAAGAAatcctcactggtaccctagtttatagaaagaccTGTGTGGATGTGCTTCATTGTGTGTCGAGGTAGTCATTTATATTGACCGCAACCCTGCAGTCATGGTGGAACCTAGACCGCAacacaacatggttaaaacactGTGTGAAGGGTTTAGGTTGTGAGGATTTCTTCTCTAAAACAGAAACGCAGCTTTTCTCCTCCAGTGGCCAAACCTTGCCCCCCACCGATCTAGAAATAGGCATCCGCTCAgggggaaacacacacagacatcaagCGACGCCCATAGTGCAGCAGCTCTGTTCCACTCTTTCCGTTTTCAACCCTGAGAATGAAAACCAATAGTAAAATGAGAAGATCTACACACATAGCTGGCCGGTCAAAATAATGCAACTCTCTAGCCTCATGGGGTTTCATATAATCAGatttttattttgttaatttacTACCATTTATGTTCTTGACATTGCGAGCTATTCACTGGTGGAGATGTAGAAGTAATCTGAATAAGGGCTGGATCCAATCCAATCGTGCATTACAGGCAATGTTCCCACATtgctcaatcggaaatgacctttaaatgCCAAGCGTGTTTCAATGTGCGAacggattgaatcccggcctaagTATATTCTGTTACATACCCAATATTGGGGGTGAGTTAGAGAGAGTAGCCTAACAGGGATGATTGAGATAGTGACAGGACTGACTGACTATAGTAACAGGACTGATATAGTAACAGGACTGACTGACTATAGTAACAGGACTGACTGAGATGGTATCAGGACTGACTGAGATAGTAACAGGACTGATTGAGATGGTAACAGGACTGTTTGAGATATTAACAGGACTGATAGAGATGGTAACAGGACTGATAGTGTAACGgtagtcgtcata
The window above is part of the Salvelinus namaycush isolate Seneca chromosome 7, SaNama_1.0, whole genome shotgun sequence genome. Proteins encoded here:
- the LOC120050809 gene encoding ephrin-A2-like, giving the protein MVKRNCLEKRKDNWFHHDYRVAVNINDYLDIYCPFYTNGPPAHGRMERYILFMVNHEGYTSCQHRMRGFKRWECNRPTGPDGPLRFSEKFQLFTPFSLGFEFRPGHEYYYISSPHPNHVGRPCLRLKVYVRPPGSSGFDSPEPFLTDGAADWSPESLLAPALIPSLATLLLCFLSSL
- the LOC120050507 gene encoding tumor necrosis factor ligand superfamily member 10-like produces the protein MESSLPRIQQLRRTEPTSNRTLIGTVVFMGLLQVVSSVAVVLHLTGHLQQVTQTGPALVETSDDLQRGESQRCPKNPREVTPSAHLPIQPPSGHIQRDIQNTMIHWDYAHGHLSKIGYHDGRILVREEGLYYIYAKTCFRYYDQVEESLLESESHAPGRRGVSAEPSIHRVDGAGAGAGALLIQYVFHERHSHSAPPKSAVLMKSGSTRHWQRGHYHMCCQQQGRAFPLGPGDSIYVSVSNSWLLDPEAEGSYFGAFRISR